Part of the Sphaerochaeta associata genome is shown below.
GCCCATGAATTGCGAAATCCAAGCTGTACCTTCCGTCTTTTCCCCATTGATCAGCAGCCCTTGGGACAAATCGAGCTGTTCAGGACTGCAAAGAGTTTCTACAGGTGGTTCCCAAAAAAGAGGGGTCTGATCAATCGAACATTCCAGCACCGAAAGGCCTTTTGTGGGCAGAAGCGTAATGGAAAACTGCTTGTACCAGATACGCAAGCGTTTCACGGAAACGTCATCGCCTCCATGATGATACCATTGTGCCAGACCATCAGGAAACTCAAACTGAAGATCGTCTCTTCTTCCCTCGTTCCAATTCGGTATATCGACACACCAAGTGGTAGAACGCTGCATGCTCACACTCCTATAGTTTGTTGATTGCTATCGTTTCATTCGCCACTCTCAAGGTCTCTGCAAAGGAGCCTTTGGCATGGAGCATGAAATTGATATAGAGGCTTTCGATGATGCAGAGTGCTGTTATACGCTTGGACATTATTTCGCCCGTGATATTTTTGGAAAAGACAGCTGTCTGCAGGATAATGTCGCTTTTTTTACTAAGCGGGCTCACTGGAAAATTCGTCAGGAGAATGACCGTGGCACCACGGTCTTTGGCCACCTTCACAACATCCATGATCTGCCTGCTTCGCCCTGAATGACTGATGGCGACCACTGTGTCATGTTTCTGCAGCTGGCTGGCTAAAATCAGCTGTGTGTCAGGGTCGGCGGAATGCAGGGACATCACCCCGATACGCAAGAACCTGAGATGGGCCTCCATTGCAACAGCACCTGCATCACCCAGCCCGCAAAACAGAATCCTTTGTGACCCTATTAAACTTTGCAATGCACGTGTATACGAGTCATGGTCCAACATATTTAGTGTGTCTACAAGGCCTTGCACCGATGCCTCAAAAACTTTGCGCATCACATCAAGAGGTGCATCATTGTCCAAAATATTTCCATATTCGTGAATTTCCGAAGAGTTCTCATAGGCGGCGAAATCACGCTTCAGTTCTGGAAACCCTTCATAGCCGAGTTTTTTGGAGAGACGCACAACGGTTGCTTCGCTGCAACCTGCTTCCAAGGCAAACTCTTGGATGCTCAGTCTGTTTACGCCCTTTGCATGATTGATCAAATAATCGGCAGCTTTCTTTTCCGCCTTTTTCAAGGTGGTGTACATAGCCTGCATCTGCAGCGCACAAGAGTGCGGCATATGTTCCAATTGCATTTCCATCGACATCACTTCCCCTCCCTGAGCTTTCGCAGCGCAGGATAAATCTCTTTATAGTGTGCCAGCAAATCGCCATAAAGTCTCGTCATATCTGATTGAGGCTCATATTCTTTGTGAAATCCAACCATATGGTCGGCACCCTCACGGGCATCTTTCCACACTCCTACCGCCGATCCTGCAAGGATTGCAGCACCCAAGGAAGCAGATTCACTGCAAACAGGAACCCTCACCGGTCGGTTGAGGATATTCGCCTTTATCTGCACCCATTCAGATGATTTCGCTCCCCCTCCGACCGCAGACAGCGTTTGGATGGAGATTCCCGACTTCGCGAACGCTTCAAGATTCAACGCTAATTCATACGTCTGGGACTCCAGCAGTGCCCGATAGAGTTCAGGTATTCCCGTCGATAGGCTCAATCCAAGAATTGCACCGGTAGCATCCATATCACAATACGGTGTTCCACTTCCGTTGAAATGCGGAAGAATGAATAGTTCTTGGGGACTTGGAGCCATGATTGAATCCAAGTATTGATAGATACCAAGACCCATCCGCTGGGCTTGCTGTATTTCCTTTGCGCAAAAGGTGTCCTTGAACCACCGCAGAAGAATGCCCCCTACATGATTCAAACTGAATGTAAAATAGGTATTCCTCAATACATGCCGATAACAAGGAAAGCAACTATCAAACATGCCGTCATTGGTAAGAATGGCCGGTAAACACGTTGAAATCACCTCGGCAGTTCCTGTAGAAACCACCCCCAAGGAAGGCTCGACCACTCCGGCTCCCAGGGCGGCACAGCACTGGTCGTGCCCCCCTGTACAGACCAGAGGCCGTCCTTGCAGTCCTGCTTCTCTGACAATATCGGAAGAGAGTTGACCGATTACAGTTCCCGACTCTTGGATAGTTCCTAGTTGGGACTTCGAAATTCCCGCAAAATCGAGTAGTTGTTCATCCCACTGTTGGGTGTGCAGGTCGAAAGCCATGGTCCGACTTGCCATCGTAGCGTCCAATACGCACTCACCACAGAGTTTCATTGCGATGAACTCTGCGTAAGTTACGAATTTATAGGTTTTTTCAAAAACTTCAGGATATGCCTCTCGTACATACCGAATTTTTGTGATGCTGTTCATCGCATGAGATCGCATTCCCGTTCGTTCATAGAGATTTCGTTCACCAAAAGCATCAGCAAACGCAAGTGCGGAAGGAGCACTGCGGTAATCCATACCCAAGAGTGTCGGGCGTAGTGGATTACCATGCCGATCGATGCAGATGATTGCATCACCTTGGACCGAGAGTCCGATAGCCTCCACCGATTTAACACCGCCGGATGCAATTGCCCGCAGTAAAACCATTCGTGACCGTTTCCATACATCCAGGGCATCCTGTTCGGCTTTTCCATCACTTGCAGATACAATCGCATACTCCTCATACGCAGATGACAACACGGTTGCACAGTCATCGAACACCACCGCCTTTACCCCTGTCGTACCGATATCCAAACCTATCAGCATGAGTGCTCCTTTAGCCCAATCTACTATCTTGGAGATTCCGCAAATACACATGCATCCCTTGGGGAATCGATGCAACCATATCGTACGTTATCGGTGTATCGAGGGGGACGTCCTGTTTCAATGTACACCCTTTCGCCAATCCAAGCGGCAGCAATCGTTCAGATTTGGCTACAGTGTACTGTTCAATACTTCCACGGTAGCAATACCCGCCGATACCATCGAGGACTTCTCCCGCCTTCAAATTTCGTTTGGCAATTGTAATGCATTCGCTGGTCAGCTGGCTTTTCGGATGGCCGCTGCTTTCATGGTAGAGAACACATTGGGCTATGGTGAGCGGTACTTCGATTGAACACAGGTGATAGGGTCGATACAATGTGTAATACGGTCCTTCTCCCATATCACGTTGCACCAAGCCTTCACGAATGCGGGCATTATCCGTGGTGATCACCAAAAATACGCCTGGATGAACACCGATGGCAAAGTCCACAACACCTTTCTTGTTCAGAATCCCTCCATCCTCTTGTGGGATGAATACATGTTTCAACTGCTCCACGGTTGCTTGTGCTGCATGCATACCCCGTACATCACAAACCAAGGAGGTGGCATTACTCACTGCAGCCATTTCCACTGCTGTTTTTGAACCATCTACAAATTCACACAGCATATGGGGATTCATGTTCCGTTTTTCCGCTTTCTCTCGCTCGATGTCGGGATTGGAATAGATGTTCAGTGGATTGTTTTTTCCTTTACCCGCTGCCACCACCTCGAAGCCAAGCGCCGTTGCAAACCGATAGAGCTCGATAATCGCCGCCGGTTCATCCCCGGCTGCCAGGCTGTACACAACTCCGGCATCCTCGGCCAACTGCCGAAGAATCGGGCCGATCGTAACGTCACACTCAACATTCATCATAATGACATGCTTCTTGTGATGAAACGCATCCATGCTGATGGTTGCACCCATTTCTGTAGACCCGGTTGCATCGACTATCGCATCGATGAAACGGTTTCTTGTAGCAAGCCGATAGTCGTTCGTTGCCACGGCATGCCCTGCTTTCACCGCTTCTTCTGCCTGTTTCACACTGGTACAGGTATCAACAACAGGTTTCTTTTTCATTGATTCGAAGCCTTGAATGGCTTTTTGTGCGGTAAGATCAACCGCAACACCTACCACCATACCTTGCATTTCACCAATCTGTGTTATGATTTCGGTTCCCATTTGACCTGCGCCGATAATGCCGACCCGGATTGGATTCCCTGTGTGCTCTCGTTCAAGCAATTTCTGATCATATTGATGCATATACGTGTATCTCCCTGTGTGTCCTTACGGCTTTACCAGTACCTTCAATGCTTCTCTTCGTTGTGCCGCCATAAACCCTTCCACGATGTCATCCAAGCCAACCGTTTTGGTAAAATACAAATCAGGATGCAGGGTTCCCTTCTGCAGTGCCTGCAAGGCAGCCACGTGGTGTCTTTTCTGATACGAAAATGTTCCAATAACTTCTAGTTCATTATAATGTATTGTATTGCTATTCAATCTCGTCCAGGGCTCTTGTTTAGGCACCCCACCAAACAGTACGATTTTCCCCCGTTTACGAACCGCATCGACGGCAATTTGCTGACTCGCAGTTGAGGCATTCGCACAGATGGCATAATCTACACCTCTGTTGTCTGTCAGCTGTTTGCAAACGGACACAATATCGTCCTTCTCATAGTTGAGCAGACAATCAGGGCCGAATGCCGAGGCGGCTTCCAAACGGGAACGCCCGGCGATAATAATGGTCTTTGCCCCGAGTGACTTGGCGATTTCGCTATGCAGACATCCGATAGGTCCGTCTCCAAGAATAAGTATGGATTGCCCTTTGGCAAGACCGATACGTTCTTGCGCTGCGATGACGGACGATGCCGGTTCTGAAAGACAGGCATCGGTAAGGCTTACCCCTTCGGGGATATGATGGACAAATCCATGATCGAGTACTTCCTGGGGAAGGTGTACATACTCGGCGAAACCTCCAGGCCAATGAGTTCCGATCATCCTGTGATTCTCACAGAGATTGATCAGATCATGCGTACAGTACCAGCATGTACCACAGCTCACATCGGGGGCGACTGCTACACAATCGGAAAGGGTAAACCTTGTAACATTGGCTCCTTTTTCCACTACAATCCCGGAAAACTCATGTCCCATGACTTGGCTGGTAATGCCATAGCGCAATCCGGTGAAGAAGTTTCTGATGTCTCCACCGCAAATACCGCAGGCATGTACCTTGACGATGATATCGTCGGGTCCACATGCCGGCAAGGGTCTTTGAATGACATGTATTGTTTCTGGTTTCTCAAATACAGCGACTTTCATAGCAGCTCCTTCTTCCCTGATAAAAGCCTACTCCGGTTATGCTGATTATGCAAGTTTTATTTCATTATTCTTATCTTCTATTGAAATTTTATTTGATTTTTATACCTATTTAATGTTTTTTACTGGCATATATTTCATATTTAATATTTTTTAGTGGAATTTTTGTTGCATATATCCGATTCCATGATAGACTTTCCTTACGTTAGGAGGGTCTTCAATGAAAGACGGAACATTGTGCTTTGCGGTAATCGTCGGTACCAGGGGTTTCTTTAATACCGATTTGGCCGTTCATGGAAAGAAACATATCCTGAGGACACTTGAAAGCATGGGATTTGCCACCTGCATCATGCCTGAGGATGCAACACCGACCGGCTGTGTTGAGACGACCGAGGATGGGATTGCCTGTGCAAACCATTTTCTCAAGCATGCAAAGGAAATTGACGGAATCATTGTGACACTCCCGAATTTCGGGCTTGAGCTTGGCATCGTGGCAGCTATCAATGAATCAAAGTTGGGCGTTCCGGTGCTGCTGCATGCCGAGGATGATGAATTGGACAAGGTTGACGTCGCTCACCGCAGGGATGCCTTCTGCGGCAAGCTCTCGGTTGCCAATAATTTAGTGCAATATGGTATACCGTTTACCAATACCACCTTGCATACATGCAACGTGGAGTCGGAAAGCTTCAAGCTTGATATATTAAAATTTGCCGGGGTCTGTCGCGTCGTACGTGGATTGAATACGGCGAGAATCGGAGCCATTGGTGCACGTCCTGCAGATTTCCAGACCATGCGTGTCAGCGAGAAATTGTTGCAGCGCTCGGGTGTTACCGTAGTAACGGTCGATCATAGCGAAATTCTGTTCGACGCCCTGCGGTTAGCCGATGATGATCCCAAGGTTGTTGAGAAACTTGCTGAAATCAGAGCATACGGAACCATTCCCTCCTCTGTTCCTGACAAGAACATCGTAAAGCAGGCCAAATACAGTGTAGTCGTCGAAACATGGATTCGTGATAATCGTATCGATGCGGCTGCAATCCAGTGTTGGACGTCCATTCAGAAGAATTATGGCTGTGCGACGTGTCTTACCATGAGCATGCTTGGTGAATCCAAAGTCCCCTGTGCCTGTGAAGTCGATGTAGCCGGTGCTTTGAGCATGCTTGCCCTGACCCTGGCATCAGAGAACTCCTCCGCCCTGTTGGACTGGAACAACAACTATGGGGATGATCGCAACAAGTGCATCAATACCCACTGTTCCAACTACCCGAAGAGTTTTTTCGGCACCGATGACATTGAGATTTCCGAACTCGATGTCCTGGGAACCTCGTTGGGCAAGGATAATTGCTTCGGAGCGGTGAAAGGCAAGGTAAGAAAAGGTGCGATGACCTATCTCAGAGTTTCAACCGATGACTTTACCGGTCAAATCCGCGCATATCTGGGCGAAGGTGACTTCACCGATGATCCATGCGCGATGTCAGGTGGTATTGCCGTGTGTGCCATCGACAACCTGCAATCGCTTATGAATCATATTGTAATGAATGGTTATGAGCACCATGTCGCCATGGTACGGTCACATGTTGCCGATATTCTGGAGGAGGCACTATGCAAATACTTTGGATGGAAGGTCTATCGGCATCGATAGTACGTGTATAAGAGAAAGCTGCTTCAGTACTTCCTGAAGCAGCTTTTTTGTATCAGTAGTTTGCCTGCGTATTACACAGTGTATCCATTTGGAAAATCAGAAGACAATTGCAAGGAGGCGACATGTTCACAAAACTTTAGATACGTAATGCCGTCGTGCACCGCAGTTTCTCCATCCACAACCATGGGAGAGCTTTCAATCGTACAAAAACCGGTATAGCCGTATCGCAGTAAGGCACGCATGATGGCTTTGAAATCGGTATTTCCATAGCCTGGAGTCAGCGAGTTGGTATCGCGGAAGTGCAAGTGCCACAGAAGCGGTTGTGCTTCCACTACTGCCTCGTAACAGTTCAGTTCCTCAAAGCCTGCATGAAACCAATCCAATTGCAATCCCAAATTGGAACAGCCGGTTTTCTCGATCAGCCGCTTATGATTTGCTACCGTATTGACAAATTTCCCCATCTCCAGGTGGTTGGTGGCTTCAAAGACCAACTTGATCGATTGCTTTTCTGCATATACGCACAGTTCCTGCAGAGAGGAAACTGCAACCTCCACCGCCCTAGCAGCATTCTTTGCATTCACTTCATGGGCAATGGCTACTGCAACGGTTACAAATGATGAACCGAGCTCATGAGCCACGTCGATGGTCTCTTTCGTTTCTTTTACTGCTTTTTTGGCTCCGTCAACATCAGTAAGTGTTTTGTAATGCGGAGAATACGGGTCCCATGCCTCGCCCCAGCAATCGTTCAAGCAGGAGACACCAAGGCCGTATTCCTTGGTCAAACGCTGATGCTCCGTTACAAAGCGTTCAAGCGTTATGCCTTTTCCGTATCTACCTTTGGGTGGAGTGAGCTCGATTGCATCGTATCCGTATTTCTTGAGTCTTTCATAGCTCGTTTCGGGATGAAGGTATGTTTCATCCTGGCCGAACGTCAGTTGAAAATAACTGTACTTCATGCTTCCTCTGCTGGATATATCCGTTCAGGTGTACGTCTTCCTTTCGGCCGACAAATGAGCTCCAACGTTGTTCCGATGGCCTTTTCCGTATCCAAATAGGCATAGTGGCCGTCTCCGTCCAAGCCGAAGCCTGCACCATCCATGGTTACCGTAAAGCCCGCTTGCTCCGCCATGGCTATTGCAATTTGCATATCATCAACCAAGATTCCCAAATGGTGGATTCCATATCCATGCTCCTGGATGAACTCGTTGTACACCGTGTCACCATGTTGTTGCTCGATCAACTCAATGCGCATCGAAGCGAAGTACGAAAGAGCCACGCGCATCGCATACTCGGTCGGTTGCCCGTTTCTCGTCATATGCGAAACCATGGGCTTTTCATAGGTATAGAAGTGCCAAGGACCTATGCCGAACAGGTTGTAATAGTTTTCTACAGTCTTATCGAGATCCTCGACGACAAACGCTATTTGTGCAACTCCTTGCTGTAAAAACGGTAATGGTTTCATGGCAGGTACACTCCTTTGAGCACTTTGCCCTCGAGTGCAAGATGAGCTCCCTTTTCAAAATCCTTCAGGGCAAATACATGGGTTATCAACTTGTCAACGGGAATCAAGCCCGATTCAACCAATTGCAAGGCAATCTTGTTGTGGGAGGGGGCGAACGTGGATGTTCCAAGTATGGTGAGACCGCGATAGTGCACCAAGTTCATATCAATACCGGGCTTGCTGTCGTTATGCGGCAAGCCTCCGAATTGTACGATGCGACCACCCTTTTTGGCCATTTCAACAGCTTGTACGCTTGCTTTCGGAGCCGGCGTGGCGACCAGTATCACTTCTGCGCCTGTACCGTTTGTCATCGACAACACAGTCTCTACCGGATCTACCTCGAGCGCATTGATCAATCGGTCAGGCCCGAAGGCGGCCGCCATTTGCAATCTAGTTTCATCAATGTCGATGAGAAATACCTGAAAGGCACCTCGTGCCTTCGCCAGTGCAACATGAATGCACCCTATCGGTCCTGCTCCAAAAATCACCACGGTGTCACCGAGCGTCACGTTTGCTTTTTGCTGGGCATGCACACAGGATGAAATCGGTTCGATTACTGCTGCGTGAATACTCTGCATGCCTTGTGGTACCTTTTGGATATTGCCAAGCTTTATACAAGCGGCATCGATGGCAACGTACTCGGCAAGTCCTCCCTGCCATTGCTGACCGATCTCTCTTTGGTTTTCACACAATTCAAAGCGTCCCGCCCTGCAGAACTCACATTCGCCGCAGTAGGCAAGCGGACCTATCGCCAAACGGTCACCAACCTCAAACGACGTAATGCAGGCTTCTCCTATCTCAAAGACCGTACCACAAATTTCGTGTCCGATGGTCCAAGGGAATGTTATGTTCTTATGGCCTGAGCGCAACGTCCTCAAATCTGAACCACAGAGACCGCAGGCCTCTACCTTCACCAGCATGCCATCGCGTGGAGTCTTTGGAACGGGGACCTGTTGAACCGAGAAAACCATAGGGTTTTCAACGACCACCGCCTGCATCATTTTCATGATTTGCCTCCTTTGTAGAGGGCATCCTGCATCCTTCTGAGACGATAGATGAAGGTGGAATCATTCAATGCAACGTCATCCTCGGTGATGATGGAACCTTCCTCGATCGTGCGTTTGGCAACTGCTTTTGAGCCTATGCCTATGGGAACCGCACGGACAGCTCTCGCCATTTCATAGGTCATCAACTGGCCGTACCAGTCATTGCCACCGATATCACCCAGCACTTCCCCGGCCTTAATCGTCCTTTTTGCTTTGCATACCACTTCCGAGTGCATGGCTTCAGCGGTGACGGTCACCTCGTTGAGCAAAACCGCCTCAGCGATTGACTGCGGGGTTTCAAGATCGCAAAGATGGTACGGTCTGAAATGCAGATAATACGGGCCGTCCGCCCGGGTAATAAATTTCATCTCTTTTTGCATACGCTTGTCTTCGGTATACACAATGGCAAATACACCGGGGGCTATCGCACCTGTCGAAAAGTCCACTCGACCGGCCTGTTCAAAAATTCCTCCATCCTTTTTCGGAATGAATACGCTGGTCAACTGATCAATTTCAACCTTTGGCCCATGCATGCCGGGAATATCGGGGATCAAACCGGTCGCATTGCTGACTGCTGCCATCTCAACCATGGTCTTGGTCCCATCCTGAAACGCCGCCAGCATTTTCGGATTCATTCCTTTGCTGAGAGCTTCCTCTCTGACCATGTCGGCAGTTGCATGGAAATTGATTTTGTTGTTCTTGCCCTTACCCAGCATCACTACTTCAAATCCCATCAACAAGGCTTGCTCATACAGCATTTTGCATACGCCGGGCTCATCTCCTGATGCTACGGTATACAGAGAATGATGCGTACGAGCCAGGGTATTCAAATACCAGCCTACCGTGATATCTGTTTCGACATTCAGCATGATTATCGGCTTCTGATGCATGATGGATTGATAGGCCACCTGCGCTCCTATATCGGTGACGCCCGTCGCCTCTACATTTGCTTCCAGCCCATCAAGCCTTGGCATGAGCAGTGCGTCCTGGGTCACGACACGCTTTTGACGGCGCAAAGCATCCTCTGCAACACCCTTGGTGTTTGTTTCAACAATATCACTACGGTCGCATCCAAGCGAAACCAACGTCTCGACCGCCCGTTTGGTGTCGATATCGGCTATTGAACTGATTCTCATACCGTGCACGTTGTGTATTGCATGGGCAAGGCCAGACCCCATTTGTCCACATCCCACAATGCCTACCGAGATTGGGTTTCCCGCTTCTTCTCTTGCTCGTAGCTTACGTACCAATTCCATACAAAACCCCTTTACGTTGTTGCATACCGCTTGGTCAAATCCGCAAGTGTGCGGAAATCCTGTTTCACATGACCATACAACTCTTTATATAATTTGAAATATTCCATATACATGTGATGAACTTCGATATTGGGTTCCATGGGACTTACATAGACGGCTTTTTCCTTTGCTATGGAAAAATCCTTGAACATGCCGATGGAGATACCGGCAAGCAGCGCATCACCATACGGTGCTCCCACCCTGTTCTCAACCATCACGGTAGGGCAATTGAATACATCGGTGATAATGCGGCGCCAGAGCACACTTTTCGCACCGCCTTCATTGAGTACGATGGGAGAGTGCATCTCGACCCCGGTCTGCTTGATCAAGGAGTAGGAGTCGTACAAGGCGTACGCAACCGCTTCCATCATCGCCCTTGCTATGTGCCCGCGGCCGTGATGCAAGGAAAGCCCGAACATCACCGCCTTGGCATACACATCCCAAATCGGGGTTCTCTCACCCATCATGTAAGGAAGTATCAACAAGCCTTCGCTGCCTGGAGGTACTACAGATGCATCCTCATTGATCAGGTCATAGACGTCCTTTCCTTGTGCAGCAAGCTGCAGTTTTTCCGCCTTATAGAACGTATCGCGCACATAGCGGATAAGGTGACCGCCTGTTGTGGTAGTAGGAACGGTTATGAAAGTTTTCTCTGAGTCCGTTGTATAATTGAAGGCAATCATGGATGCATGAAATACCGGTTCATCGTGAATAATGCCAAAATTGCCGCAGGTTCCCAGATTCATCTGGATATCCCCCACTTCTATGGCACCGGCTCCGCTGTACCCTGCGTTGCAATCCACCTGCCCTGCACATACACGAATTCCAGGGACGAGTGAACACGCCTTTGCGGCCTCCTCGGTTACCTCACCGACAATATCTTCACAACGGAAAAGCGGAGGGAAAAGCGTTTCTGACAAACCGATTTCCTTCAGTATTTCAGCATTGAATTCCCGCTTGAGCAGGTCATAGGCAACCCCGTAGAAGGCGGCACCCGAGTAGTGCGCAGAATACTGGTTGGTAAGCTTGTACGTCACAAAGCCATCGATGGAAAGCGCTTTATGGATGCGCTTGAAAACCTCAGGCCGATGATGTTTTTCCCAGAGCAGGTTGACGATCATAGGATGGTCATCCAACCTGTTTTTTGTCACTTCAAATATCCTCTTTTCACCGAGGAGTTCACGTAGTGCATTCACTTCCTCTATGGCACGTCGATCCATCAGATTGTATGCCCTCGCCACCGGTTCTCCTTGCCCGTCCACCATCACCAGGCTTGGCATGGCCGAAGAGATGGCAATTGCCTGTACATCCTTTGCCTGCACATTCGCCTGAGCAAGAACTTGGGGAATCAACGTACATGCTAATTCCCAGTACGTGTTTGCATCGTGTTCAGACCAACCCGGGTGATCGGTGAAAATGGGATACTCTTGAAACGCATAGGCTCTGACAGCAGCCTGTGCGTCGACGAGGGTGACTTTTCCGCCACCCGTTCCATAGTCCAGTCCAAGTACATACATGCTGTGACCTCGCTTTAAGCCTTCAAAATATTACGTCGCTCAAGTTTGTGGATTTGTGTTGTTCGAACACTGTCGATGAACACTGCCATGAAGATGATGAGCGCCATAATGATGGGCTGAATGTAGATGTCGATATTTGCGAATACCAAGCCGGCCTGAATCATCTCGATCATCACGGTGCCTAAAACGGTACCGGGGAATACCGTTCCAATTCCCCCGAAGAGGCTGGCTCCACCAAGTACTGCAGCAGCGATTGCATCAAATTCTTCACCGGAACCAAATCCTGCATTTACACGTCCGATCTGCGTAATGGTGACAAAGCCACCGAGTGCTGCCAACAAGCCGCTGATCACGTACGTACTTGCAATGAGACGGTCGCATTTGATTCCAGCTTTCTTGGCAAACTCCAAATCATTTCCGACTGCGTAGAGTTGGCGTCCGTAGCGTGTTCGATTGAGCACCAGGGCGGCGATCAATACCACTACCAGGAAAATGAATATCTGCAGGGGAATGAATCCCAACACCTTTGAAGTACTCATCAGCGTAACGCTGTCGGGGTAGTTGACAGCTACCGAGCGGGTGATGAACAACCCAAAACCTCGGGCTACCGTCTGGGTGATCAAGGTGGTGATGAATGGCACGAGCCTGAGCTTGGTGATCGCGAACGCATTCACCATACCGATGATCAAACCTACACACAGACTGAGCAATACAGCCAGCACTACAGGAACCTGAAACTCATTGATGAGTTTTCCACACACCACTGCAGAGAGGTACATAGTCGAGCCCACGCTCAGATCGATGCCCCCTGTCAGAAGGACAAAGGTCATTCCTACTGCAATAATTCCGATATACGATGCATTGCTCATGATGTTCTGGAAATTCTTCAGCGTAAAAAAGCGGGGTGCTATCAAGCCGAACATAATGAAAATGAGAACAAAGAGTACTGCCGTCGAATTTTTCAATGTGAATTTAATCACCTTAGTCCTGTCCATTTGCCACCGCCTTTTCGTTTGAGCCATACTCCAAGGACTGTCGGAAGGCTATTCGCATGATGTGCTCTTGATTGAAATCCTTCCTGAGGAACTCATGCATCACCTCACCCTGGCTCCATACAATAATCCTATCGCACATAGCCATCAGTTCCTCTACTTCACTGGAAATGAACAGAATGCCTGTACCCTCCGAAGCCAATCGATCCATGATCACGTACACTTCATACTTCGCTCCCACATCGATACCTCGTGTAGGTTCATCCATAATCAACAGCGAAGGATGCTTGAGCAGCCACTTGCCGATGACCACCTTTTGCTGATTACCCCCTGAAAGGCTTTTCACCTTTTGGTTCTTCAAGCTTGTGCATTTAAGGTGAAGGGAGGTTCCAATCTCTTGGGCTTCCTTGGACAAGCGCTTTGTGTTCACCAAACGGGTAATAGGAGCCGAGAAGTCAGGAAGTGATACGAGGGCGATGTTTTCAAGAATCGGATAATCCATCAACAACCCTTCTTCGCGCCTGTTTTCCGTGATGAAGGCCAGTCCGCGCTTGATGCTCTCTTGCGGCTTGTGTTTGGGAAGAGGCTCTCCCTGCACCATGATGGAGCCTTCCCGATAGGAATCCACACCGAACACCATGCGGGCAAACTCAGTACGACCCGAACCCATGAGCCCGAACATTCCTACGATTTCCCCTTCCCGCACATTGATGTTGATGTTCCTTACAATACCGGTTTCCGAGACCTTGTTTGACTTTAGAATCACATTGCTC
Proteins encoded:
- a CDS encoding ABC transporter permease, giving the protein MDRTKVIKFTLKNSTAVLFVLIFIMFGLIAPRFFTLKNFQNIMSNASYIGIIAVGMTFVLLTGGIDLSVGSTMYLSAVVCGKLINEFQVPVVLAVLLSLCVGLIIGMVNAFAITKLRLVPFITTLITQTVARGFGLFITRSVAVNYPDSVTLMSTSKVLGFIPLQIFIFLVVVLIAALVLNRTRYGRQLYAVGNDLEFAKKAGIKCDRLIASTYVISGLLAALGGFVTITQIGRVNAGFGSGEEFDAIAAAVLGGASLFGGIGTVFPGTVLGTVMIEMIQAGLVFANIDIYIQPIIMALIIFMAVFIDSVRTTQIHKLERRNILKA
- a CDS encoding sugar ABC transporter ATP-binding protein; amino-acid sequence: MADVVFSYKHITKRFFGVHALKDVSFELERGKILGLVGENGAGKSTLMNIMGGVLEPDEGVMQLHGAPYTPKSPLDASAHGIEFIHQELNLFTNLSVSENISISKFPCIQKTPFFNKKQMRFCCKELLDSLHLDISPNILVENLSPGERQLVEIAKALSTNADILLFDEPTTSLTAKETENLFAIMRRLRDEGKSIIYISHILSDVISLVDDIVVLRDGQVICGGPIEDFPIHRMINLMVGREISNVFPERHSTIKSNVILKSNKVSETGIVRNININVREGEIVGMFGLMGSGRTEFARMVFGVDSYREGSIMVQGEPLPKHKPQESIKRGLAFITENRREEGLLMDYPILENIALVSLPDFSAPITRLVNTKRLSKEAQEIGTSLHLKCTSLKNQKVKSLSGGNQQKVVIGKWLLKHPSLLIMDEPTRGIDVGAKYEVYVIMDRLASEGTGILFISSEVEELMAMCDRIIVWSQGEVMHEFLRKDFNQEHIMRIAFRQSLEYGSNEKAVANGQD